A part of Victivallis lenta genomic DNA contains:
- a CDS encoding sigma-70 family RNA polymerase sigma factor — MNSYDSLYAPKAESGWQTWIDLASRMRSDALSPADWEHFYPKYRSLIIMYGRKQKLNRDQIRELIDLVYDTIRSKDKISCYDPSRGRFRDYLGGIIKRCVREIQRKAQAQKRNFIVTMEELPESPSEHEEESEWLELWQKYLFSLALEELKQQVSGRHFQIFQLCKLQGRDASFVADFLQESTSNVYAVCSRCTKALRRLVMQLQEELSPDEISDEMLLNHAYSGMKELRAIELEV; from the coding sequence ATGAACTCTTACGATAGTTTATACGCTCCTAAGGCAGAATCAGGCTGGCAGACATGGATTGATCTGGCTTCCAGAATGAGAAGCGATGCCCTTTCTCCGGCTGACTGGGAACACTTTTATCCCAAATACCGCTCCTTGATCATCATGTACGGCAGGAAACAGAAGTTGAACCGGGATCAGATCCGGGAATTGATCGATTTAGTTTATGATACAATCCGGTCGAAGGATAAAATCAGTTGCTATGATCCTTCACGGGGACGTTTCCGGGATTATCTGGGAGGAATCATTAAAAGATGTGTTCGGGAGATACAGCGGAAGGCACAGGCGCAAAAGAGAAACTTCATAGTGACGATGGAGGAGCTTCCAGAATCTCCTTCTGAACATGAGGAAGAAAGTGAGTGGCTGGAACTTTGGCAAAAGTACCTGTTCAGTCTGGCATTGGAGGAGTTGAAGCAACAGGTGAGCGGCAGGCATTTTCAAATATTCCAGCTTTGCAAGTTGCAGGGGCGTGATGCTTCTTTCGTTGCCGATTTCCTTCAGGAGAGTACGAGTAATGTTTATGCAGTATGCAGCCGGTGTACAAAAGCACTGCGCAGACTGGTGATGCAACTTCAGGAAGAGCTTTCGCCGGATGAGATTTCTGATGAAATGCTTTTGAATCACGCGTATTCCGGTATGAAAGAGTTACGTGCGATTGAGCTGGAAGTGTAA